One stretch of Rhodopirellula islandica DNA includes these proteins:
- a CDS encoding RrF2 family transcriptional regulator produces the protein MLSKTAEYALRAIACMGSQIGKPASADHLAEQTKVPRRYLTRVLQDLAAAGLVRSRPGPGGGYELCVPTDTLTILDVINTVAPLQRIRKCPLGLKSHTELCPLHAELDRAYAATEEAFRGVTIDDLVNSASPIMPLCES, from the coding sequence ATGCTTTCCAAAACTGCCGAATACGCCCTTCGCGCCATCGCCTGCATGGGCAGCCAGATCGGGAAACCCGCCTCCGCGGACCACCTTGCCGAACAAACCAAGGTCCCTCGGCGATACCTCACGCGAGTGCTGCAAGATTTGGCAGCCGCCGGATTGGTCCGTTCCCGCCCGGGCCCCGGCGGTGGATACGAACTGTGTGTGCCGACGGACACGCTCACCATCCTCGACGTTATCAACACAGTCGCTCCGCTTCAACGCATTCGAAAGTGCCCACTTGGATTGAAATCGCACACCGAACTTTGTCCGCTGCACGCGGAACTGGATCGCGCCTACGCGGCCACCGAGGAGGCCTTCCGAGGAGTCACGATCGACGACTTGGTCAACTCAGCCAGCCCGATCATGCCGCTTTGCGAAAGCTGA
- a CDS encoding dockerin type I domain-containing protein — protein sequence MNADSHSRWSSGQTGWKRVAVSLRNLTASATAERSGNRDLIPNQRSLRMETLQPREMLAGDSAAAMQYTAGATVPAEIASPGESENDEGEQFAANDAGMSGNVVVGDVNGDGSLTTLDSLLIANALTQLPSEARPMEYDLDQDSQVDQSDWEVVIQHLSVNIPSYERIDPYSGGDAVWSEDAVPWSNTSGTCDYNVRCAADHNEGQTGDGSSSNDPYGSSHGTTSNHCFYERCSPTDGGTSPSDNSSSGGSTNPWGPDHPWGSGGGSNGGDGSQPSDGDGEDESPSSTDSGSNPWGDPTGGNTGDGGTGGGETGGGGVTGDGPSGTSGTGETDKPDESDGTGNGPTSGGPQSPSDPNPPLPAPNPPSDPSGSDGTDSSGGSNPDPNEHPDQPETYEVVATRIGVFGGDMTSENPTIHSVREGQWLEIGGHIDGPIDDYQNPFPGTAPTLTIRADLNADGAFDENEIVQVRNYGPGWIRDPTESYDYYTGFYVSFPVPDDGPSPGNGQPEDEIKIEMELERVQNSSAPVLNIAPQFSGRPSVNYGVNDSGKSIARLQISVFDEGVFDSHRAIVHWADGVTTEAWDQVDETANDYVPTHHKSVSLERVLSGNEGDLLPATINLFDDDLGTAQYIIQADDLLRNNDDDNQNEVDDLLDSGFSDDDLIFLSLDGLTGSFTEPATGELVLHYDENRIRLWDTRDKDNRILPNRDEDTPLDIGAGIPYDGRSSVFVEGLGVGETRLTMAWRAFEQTFAEREQNPRPAWTPTSIVLGHNDLIVWGIDVDIDSDNNNGLDLPDNSETEEYLEANEFGLGKLVFPTASDYTPVRVRLPAGLDVNEPALKATIEFGAIGQSGEMHLWNARKGAPNRTPGAIADGGNRIYDNDELTLADLGYNPATGAFTVFIEAINPFDRHQVKKGVDEGGKPDDRINVVMAGLQGVDVSDEVKYMLVEPDSFYPHLQSTRALQSAMASEAVYGSDGGRFALKKLSAAELIEMGLPGAIVAKIGDSSGIPGFQAEVYLNHITLQYVLAFAGTNDAYDIIDDIWQGLGQHSRQYTAAIEIADAIGRNERMEQNTITTGHSLGGGLASAASVVAALPADTFNAAGLLEETLLARNNEGELLNPRQEIVPGSLGRYHANGAGLIQAYYLDFDLLSFVQDNTPLQNAIGERHLMDGPIDLEVAIQTGILTAQLVSGVGWGTIFLNMGKLGYKMGIAHTTLYYQYGLMFDENTGWDIYGYEF from the coding sequence ATGAATGCCGACAGTCACTCTCGATGGTCCTCAGGTCAAACCGGCTGGAAGCGGGTTGCAGTTTCTCTCCGAAACCTGACCGCGTCCGCCACCGCTGAACGAAGCGGCAATCGAGACTTGATTCCCAATCAACGTTCCCTCCGGATGGAAACGCTTCAGCCGCGAGAAATGCTGGCAGGGGACTCCGCTGCCGCAATGCAGTACACCGCTGGTGCGACCGTGCCCGCCGAAATCGCTTCACCTGGTGAGAGCGAAAACGATGAGGGCGAGCAGTTTGCGGCGAACGACGCCGGCATGTCTGGCAACGTCGTTGTCGGAGATGTCAACGGCGATGGATCACTGACAACGCTTGATAGCTTGTTGATCGCTAATGCTTTGACCCAGCTTCCGTCCGAAGCCCGTCCGATGGAGTACGACTTGGATCAAGATTCGCAAGTTGACCAGTCGGATTGGGAGGTTGTGATCCAGCATCTGTCCGTCAATATCCCATCGTATGAACGAATCGACCCGTATTCGGGTGGGGATGCTGTTTGGAGCGAAGATGCGGTTCCTTGGTCAAACACATCAGGCACATGCGACTACAACGTTCGATGTGCCGCAGACCACAATGAAGGGCAAACGGGCGACGGTTCCTCTTCGAACGATCCATACGGATCCAGTCACGGGACGACAAGCAACCACTGCTTTTACGAACGCTGCTCGCCAACCGATGGTGGCACCAGTCCTTCTGACAACAGTTCATCAGGAGGTTCAACGAATCCTTGGGGGCCCGACCACCCCTGGGGATCTGGCGGCGGTTCCAATGGCGGTGATGGATCGCAACCGAGCGACGGCGACGGTGAAGATGAAAGCCCGTCTAGCACGGATTCAGGCAGCAACCCTTGGGGCGATCCGACGGGTGGAAACACCGGCGATGGTGGGACGGGGGGTGGTGAGACAGGCGGTGGCGGTGTGACCGGAGACGGTCCATCCGGAACAAGTGGAACCGGGGAAACCGATAAACCGGACGAGTCAGACGGAACCGGCAACGGACCGACCAGCGGAGGTCCGCAATCACCTTCCGATCCGAATCCCCCGCTGCCCGCACCCAATCCGCCATCCGACCCGTCAGGGTCGGATGGCACAGATTCGTCCGGTGGCAGCAACCCTGACCCAAACGAGCATCCCGACCAACCCGAGACTTACGAGGTTGTGGCAACACGAATCGGAGTCTTCGGCGGAGACATGACTTCGGAAAATCCGACAATTCACTCAGTTCGTGAAGGACAGTGGCTTGAAATCGGAGGCCATATTGATGGTCCGATTGACGACTACCAAAACCCGTTTCCTGGCACCGCCCCAACACTGACCATTCGAGCGGATCTAAATGCAGACGGTGCCTTCGACGAAAACGAAATCGTTCAAGTCAGGAATTACGGGCCCGGTTGGATTCGGGACCCCACCGAATCCTACGACTACTACACTGGCTTTTACGTTTCGTTCCCGGTGCCGGACGACGGCCCATCACCAGGAAATGGGCAACCCGAGGATGAAATCAAAATCGAAATGGAACTCGAGAGGGTTCAGAACTCCTCTGCTCCCGTACTGAACATCGCCCCGCAGTTTTCCGGTCGCCCAAGTGTCAACTATGGCGTCAATGATTCGGGAAAATCGATCGCCAGGCTGCAAATCAGCGTCTTCGACGAAGGCGTTTTTGACTCGCATCGCGCCATCGTGCACTGGGCCGATGGCGTCACCACAGAGGCGTGGGATCAAGTCGATGAGACGGCGAACGACTACGTTCCCACCCACCACAAATCTGTCTCTCTCGAACGTGTGCTGTCGGGCAATGAAGGAGACCTGCTACCAGCCACGATCAACTTGTTTGATGATGACTTGGGAACCGCCCAATACATCATTCAAGCCGATGATCTATTGCGAAACAACGATGACGACAATCAAAACGAAGTCGATGACTTGCTGGACAGTGGCTTCTCCGACGATGACCTGATTTTCCTGTCTCTCGATGGCTTAACGGGCAGTTTCACCGAACCGGCCACAGGGGAACTGGTTCTGCACTACGACGAGAACCGCATCCGACTGTGGGATACCCGCGACAAGGATAACCGCATCCTTCCCAACCGGGATGAGGACACGCCCTTGGACATCGGAGCAGGGATTCCCTACGACGGACGAAGTTCGGTGTTCGTCGAAGGCCTCGGCGTAGGCGAAACTCGACTCACAATGGCGTGGCGAGCGTTCGAACAAACGTTCGCTGAACGAGAGCAAAACCCTCGTCCAGCATGGACTCCCACCAGCATCGTACTGGGGCACAATGACTTGATTGTGTGGGGCATCGATGTCGATATTGACAGCGATAACAACAACGGACTGGATCTGCCGGACAACAGTGAAACGGAAGAATACCTGGAAGCCAATGAGTTTGGACTGGGGAAATTGGTGTTCCCGACGGCATCGGATTACACCCCCGTGCGTGTCCGATTGCCGGCGGGACTGGATGTCAACGAACCGGCCTTGAAAGCGACGATCGAATTTGGGGCCATTGGTCAATCGGGAGAAATGCATCTATGGAACGCCAGGAAAGGTGCCCCGAACCGAACCCCAGGTGCGATCGCGGATGGAGGGAATCGCATCTATGACAATGATGAATTGACGTTGGCCGACCTGGGCTACAACCCCGCAACCGGTGCCTTCACAGTATTCATCGAGGCCATCAATCCGTTCGACCGTCATCAAGTGAAAAAAGGAGTTGATGAAGGAGGCAAACCCGACGACCGCATCAATGTCGTGATGGCTGGACTGCAGGGCGTGGACGTCTCCGACGAAGTGAAGTACATGCTCGTCGAACCGGACTCGTTCTACCCCCATCTGCAAAGCACTCGAGCATTGCAAAGTGCAATGGCATCAGAAGCGGTTTACGGGTCGGATGGGGGTCGCTTCGCGTTGAAGAAGTTGTCAGCGGCGGAACTGATCGAGATGGGATTGCCGGGTGCGATTGTCGCCAAGATTGGTGATTCTTCCGGCATCCCTGGCTTCCAAGCCGAGGTCTACTTGAATCATATAACGCTTCAGTACGTCTTGGCATTTGCCGGCACGAACGACGCCTACGACATCATTGATGACATTTGGCAAGGACTCGGTCAGCATTCTCGTCAATACACTGCCGCCATCGAAATCGCAGACGCAATCGGAAGAAACGAGAGAATGGAGCAAAACACCATCACCACGGGCCACTCGTTGGGTGGCGGGCTTGCGAGTGCCGCTTCTGTGGTCGCGGCACTTCCTGCCGACACCTTTAACGCGGCCGGATTGCTTGAAGAAACGTTATTGGCACGAAACAACGAAGGCGAATTACTCAATCCACGACAGGAAATCGTCCCAGGTTCACTTGGCAGATACCATGCAAACGGTGCGGGTTTGATACAAGCCTATTACCTGGACTTTGACCTCTTGAGTTTCGTTCAAGACAACACACCACTGCAAAATGCCATCGGTGAACGGCACCTGATGGATGGCCCGATCGATCTGGAAGTGGCAATTCAAACCGGCATCCTCACCGCTCAACTTGTCAGTGGTGTCGGCTGGGGAACCATTTTCCTAAACATGGGCAAGCTTGGCTACAAAATGGGCATTGCTCACACGACCCTCTACTATCAGTATGGCTTGATGTTCGACGAGAACACGGGATGGGATATTTATGGTTACGAATTCTGA
- a CDS encoding ankyrin repeat domain-containing protein has product MPFGWPAIFTLAVCLVSSGCNEASQLAKNLSSKRTFHEKFGLHAKDFFDDPEVIKLCEAIEKNDTAEMQRLIDIGTDVNAKGRDNATPLLWAYFDNEPERFEMLLVAGADPNVKLTGDLGIPSAFEQGESVTWLSAKSAFQKQFNLVMNNGGDANITDRWGDPVIHELILFGGGNVKSRLLTLAEHGADIDAVDTMGSSPLTHAISAYGQYEVAHVLLDLDADPRIREKKSIGPMHSMVRAAERREYMPATQKAAFDSLMKRLEDLGMSQEDAEADWERWSRRLPPF; this is encoded by the coding sequence ATGCCTTTTGGCTGGCCAGCAATTTTCACTCTCGCAGTTTGCCTTGTATCCTCGGGATGCAATGAAGCCTCTCAGCTTGCTAAGAACTTGTCTTCCAAACGCACCTTCCACGAGAAGTTCGGCTTGCACGCAAAGGATTTCTTTGACGATCCTGAAGTAATCAAGCTATGCGAGGCCATCGAGAAGAATGATACAGCCGAGATGCAGCGTTTGATTGACATTGGTACCGATGTGAACGCAAAGGGGCGCGACAATGCCACCCCACTGCTGTGGGCGTACTTTGACAACGAACCCGAGCGGTTTGAGATGCTGCTTGTGGCCGGTGCCGATCCAAACGTCAAGCTCACTGGAGATCTGGGAATCCCGTCAGCTTTTGAGCAAGGCGAATCCGTCACCTGGCTCAGCGCCAAAAGCGCATTTCAAAAACAATTCAATTTGGTCATGAACAATGGTGGTGATGCAAACATCACGGACCGTTGGGGAGATCCGGTCATCCACGAATTGATTTTGTTCGGCGGAGGGAACGTGAAGTCTCGATTGCTTACGCTGGCCGAACATGGAGCCGACATCGATGCAGTCGATACCATGGGGTCGTCACCGTTGACCCATGCAATCAGCGCTTACGGTCAATACGAAGTGGCACACGTTCTGTTGGACCTGGACGCAGATCCAAGAATACGGGAGAAGAAGTCGATTGGCCCTATGCACTCGATGGTTCGGGCAGCTGAGCGTCGGGAATACATGCCAGCAACACAGAAGGCAGCGTTTGACAGTTTAATGAAACGACTTGAAGACCTCGGAATGAGTCAAGAGGATGCTGAGGCCGATTGGGAGCGATGGTCGCGACGCCTTCCTCCGTTTTAA
- a CDS encoding O-linked N-acetylglucosamine transferase, SPINDLY family protein, translating to MNGVALLSEIHPDGTKRFDPRRQAVDWFGWTPDRSKSPLDLSQINNLTKQLDELDCWLASRGRSLVVRDWSHLDWIGFPFQSPRETSVWDCNETMGCNQNPLRCATVCHPLDQYLHSKRLGALADTWNDNLFWKGTRAFAESVQQMPWVRAEDFFASPETALHEICDALNVSYDPMWKLNFADHDQVTGETESIRRRDLQRKPRPPVSSVVWSSLGENEDFLATLSLLGYPLPEPMRPVSVALQNPYATTPTGEQDDDERVMRCRIACQQTPDDLAAWISLANALDWIGCPGEAADGLLAAGLSDMTNTHPERNTALHLACLLLDRAGRKYESIPLRRMIAAREPQHTENLFQLALLSAGTGAVEEAISFAQQLIDVNVNQTGAAANLLLYLNYSDRWTPAEISNEHFRIGMRLTERPQTIHVRPRKAGEPISIGYLGADFYTHPVGKLIKPILWSHDRPAFRIHVYHDGSKHDAITKDVMEASDKFLHSHGWSDGRLLSQIREDQIDVLIDLGGYTGGGNRLRMLGRRAAPVQASYLGYPNTSAIQTMDYRLTDRLADPPGRTDRLYVERLVHLQNSHLAWTPPEIAEELMTESPDRVSRSEQPPRLGIFNNVAKLSPSMIETVAEILRRVPDAILLMKYGDRYGVPFVADRFRRLFAEQGVLPHRIEYRTRAESMVDHLRSMRSVDLALDSFPYQGTMTSLECLSVGTPILSKCGEYYAHRATSAMMMRMGLYELVAESSKEYAEIAVELMHNRQTLSDLRQTVYECYLASPLRDPTALTRELETIYRSWCPGESVP from the coding sequence ATGAATGGTGTTGCTTTACTAAGCGAAATACACCCCGATGGGACCAAGCGATTTGATCCACGCCGGCAAGCCGTCGATTGGTTTGGTTGGACGCCCGACCGGAGTAAGTCGCCACTTGATCTAAGCCAGATCAACAACCTTACCAAGCAACTCGACGAACTGGATTGTTGGCTTGCTTCACGAGGAAGGTCGCTGGTGGTTCGAGATTGGTCGCATCTGGATTGGATCGGCTTCCCGTTTCAATCGCCCCGCGAAACATCGGTGTGGGACTGCAACGAAACGATGGGTTGCAACCAGAATCCACTACGTTGCGCGACGGTGTGCCACCCGTTGGATCAGTACCTGCATAGCAAACGACTGGGGGCATTGGCAGACACCTGGAATGACAATCTGTTTTGGAAGGGCACTCGGGCCTTCGCCGAATCGGTCCAGCAAATGCCCTGGGTTCGTGCCGAAGACTTCTTTGCTTCTCCTGAAACAGCCTTGCATGAGATCTGCGATGCCTTGAACGTTTCGTATGACCCGATGTGGAAGCTGAACTTTGCCGACCACGATCAAGTCACGGGCGAGACGGAGTCGATTCGCCGTCGAGATCTGCAACGGAAACCACGTCCGCCCGTTTCCTCAGTCGTTTGGTCATCATTGGGCGAGAACGAAGACTTCCTGGCAACCTTGAGTCTGCTTGGCTACCCGTTACCGGAACCGATGCGTCCCGTTTCAGTGGCCTTGCAAAATCCCTACGCGACGACGCCGACTGGAGAACAGGACGACGATGAACGTGTCATGCGTTGCCGGATCGCTTGTCAGCAAACCCCCGATGACCTGGCGGCGTGGATCTCGCTTGCCAACGCTTTGGACTGGATTGGCTGCCCCGGCGAAGCTGCCGATGGTTTGCTGGCAGCAGGCTTGTCGGACATGACAAACACTCACCCGGAACGCAACACCGCCTTGCATCTTGCTTGCCTGTTGCTAGACCGCGCGGGACGAAAATATGAATCGATCCCGTTGCGGCGAATGATCGCTGCCCGCGAACCACAACACACTGAAAACTTATTCCAATTGGCCTTGCTATCCGCCGGAACAGGGGCGGTGGAAGAAGCGATTTCGTTCGCTCAACAATTGATCGATGTGAATGTCAATCAAACGGGCGCAGCAGCCAACTTGTTGCTTTATCTGAATTACTCCGATCGCTGGACGCCAGCTGAAATCAGCAACGAACACTTTCGAATTGGCATGCGACTGACGGAGCGTCCTCAAACGATTCATGTCCGGCCTCGCAAAGCCGGCGAACCAATTTCGATTGGTTACTTGGGAGCCGATTTCTACACGCATCCCGTTGGCAAGTTGATAAAACCGATTCTGTGGTCGCACGACCGCCCAGCCTTTCGCATTCACGTTTACCACGATGGCTCGAAGCACGATGCAATCACCAAGGACGTGATGGAAGCTTCCGACAAGTTCCTCCATTCGCATGGCTGGTCCGACGGTCGATTGCTTTCGCAGATCCGCGAAGATCAGATCGATGTACTGATTGACCTGGGTGGATACACGGGAGGCGGCAACCGGTTGCGGATGCTCGGTCGCCGAGCGGCCCCAGTTCAAGCGTCATACTTGGGTTACCCCAACACCTCCGCGATTCAGACAATGGACTATCGGCTGACCGATCGTTTGGCTGACCCGCCGGGGCGAACCGATCGGCTGTATGTGGAGCGGTTGGTTCACTTGCAAAACTCTCACTTGGCTTGGACGCCACCAGAAATAGCGGAAGAACTGATGACGGAATCGCCTGATCGGGTATCGAGGTCCGAACAGCCGCCTCGACTGGGGATATTCAACAACGTTGCGAAATTATCCCCGTCCATGATCGAAACGGTCGCCGAGATACTCCGTCGTGTTCCGGATGCGATTTTGCTGATGAAATACGGGGATCGATACGGTGTGCCATTCGTTGCGGATCGCTTCCGCCGCTTGTTTGCTGAGCAGGGTGTCTTGCCACATCGAATCGAATATCGAACCCGGGCCGAGTCGATGGTGGATCACCTTCGGTCCATGAGATCCGTTGACCTGGCCTTAGATTCATTTCCATATCAAGGCACGATGACATCCCTGGAATGCCTTTCGGTGGGAACTCCAATCCTATCGAAGTGTGGCGAGTATTACGCTCACCGCGCCACCTCCGCGATGATGATGCGAATGGGACTGTACGAACTGGTGGCCGAATCCAGCAAGGAATACGCGGAGATCGCGGTCGAACTGATGCACAATCGTCAGACCCTGTCCGATCTTCGCCAGACCGTCTACGAATGCTATCTCGCGAGTCCGCTGAGGGACCCGACCGCGTTGACTCGCGAACTAGAAACAATCTATCGGAGCTGGTGCCCTGGCGAGAGCGTCCCATGA
- a CDS encoding glycosyltransferase, with protein sequence MRFSPLARQAIQDGHQLTLIVRDSKRTRNLLSTYRLNHENISVIESPAWPRCPRDQLRLPNCLSQIAWNLGFFDQTATNQQIRWWRDRMHELRPELVVQDFGVTAGLVAWTLGIPTLRIGTGYTCAPRTKIPVSIPALLDVSSDSRTTTNQSAWESLRERIRTGCQTNDLNPPDRWHEIINGCEEDRIATVALLDPYAPVRTNARYCGVWPAASSAMNRSDRWATAIAYLKPFPAWELFFSALRQCGVRVDLVPDGVDASLLRTCDPAWVRVLDRFVPIEKAAQNQRHLINNGNHGTSALALLSGMAVITCPLFLEQRLTADAIETAGLGLRVNLQRPQYFLQRLDEAFGSNAFNENARNFSTSQRQLFLNAAPDRLTLVKH encoded by the coding sequence ATGCGATTCAGCCCGTTGGCCCGTCAAGCGATCCAGGATGGCCATCAATTGACGTTGATCGTTCGTGATTCGAAGCGAACTCGGAACCTGCTTTCGACCTATCGATTGAATCATGAGAACATTTCAGTCATCGAGTCACCTGCCTGGCCGCGATGCCCACGCGATCAACTTCGACTGCCAAATTGCCTGTCGCAAATTGCTTGGAACTTGGGTTTCTTTGATCAGACGGCAACGAACCAGCAGATTCGATGGTGGCGGGATCGCATGCACGAACTCCGGCCGGAGCTGGTGGTGCAAGACTTCGGTGTGACTGCCGGGCTCGTTGCCTGGACGCTCGGCATTCCAACCCTTCGAATCGGCACCGGTTACACGTGTGCTCCCCGCACCAAAATCCCTGTTTCCATCCCCGCCTTGTTGGATGTCTCGTCTGACTCTCGCACAACGACGAACCAGTCAGCCTGGGAAAGCCTGCGAGAAAGGATTCGAACAGGCTGCCAAACCAATGACCTGAACCCTCCTGATCGTTGGCATGAGATCATCAACGGTTGTGAAGAGGACCGAATCGCCACGGTTGCGTTGCTCGATCCCTACGCGCCCGTCCGCACCAACGCTCGGTACTGTGGTGTGTGGCCAGCGGCATCGTCCGCGATGAATCGAAGCGATCGCTGGGCGACAGCAATTGCGTACCTCAAACCTTTTCCGGCATGGGAGCTGTTTTTCTCGGCGCTCCGCCAGTGTGGCGTTCGCGTTGATTTAGTGCCTGATGGCGTCGACGCAAGCCTGTTACGAACTTGCGATCCTGCGTGGGTTCGGGTTCTGGACCGGTTCGTCCCGATCGAAAAAGCCGCCCAAAACCAACGCCACCTCATCAACAATGGAAATCATGGCACGTCCGCCTTGGCACTTCTATCGGGGATGGCTGTGATCACTTGCCCATTGTTTCTGGAACAGCGTTTGACAGCCGACGCAATTGAAACTGCGGGGTTGGGGCTGCGGGTGAATCTTCAGCGACCCCAATACTTCTTGCAGCGGCTTGACGAAGCTTTCGGATCGAATGCCTTTAACGAAAACGCACGAAACTTCTCGACGTCTCAACGCCAACTTTTTCTGAATGCAGCGCCAGATCGATTGACGCTTGTCAAGCATTGA
- a CDS encoding sulfatase family protein, whose protein sequence is MWQVAIRRTQDARVPILVAFLLTATALFQTVEAGDRPNILWLSAEDISPHIGCYGDPHAITPRIDQLAKEGIRYSNAFTTAGVCAPCRSGIITGMYQTTLGTQHMRCQAKLPKSIQPFSTYLRESGYFCTNNSKQDYQFATPKGSWDQSSNKAHWRDRPDHETPFFAVFNFTGCHESGIENDSKYKSVTKGLSESERQDASELSTFPPYYPDTPAVREDWKRNYELITALDHWVGGLLDQLHADGLDEDTIVFFWSDHGVGLPRAKRWLYDSGTHIPLVIRIPAKFRSSDKVAGVVDDRLVSSIDFGPTVLNLAGLDVPEPMQGKPFLSSPLSKLAVVDRDYVYGARDRMDERYDIIRMVRDQRYKYIRNYEPLKPYFQYMNTPEKGQTMRSIREAEQAGTLPQAAMPFFRGTKPTEELYDLENDPHELHDLASSSDHTEVLHRMRAAHEQWVTRTKDLGLIPEPILAERASNLGSQYAVLRQSDDSELANRVAAAALAASEGPAVLPEMRAALDDRDSAVRYWGATGIGNVFASGEIDRLPYLMDLQERLADESATVRVAAARALCHSGNPEATDKALSVLAETLEDGAQWERLQAAIVLDEIDEKALPVIDSMREALQPRQNLYADGKYTVRVINRALNELNGTNHTVK, encoded by the coding sequence ATGTGGCAGGTAGCCATCCGACGAACCCAAGACGCACGTGTGCCGATCCTGGTCGCATTTTTGTTGACCGCAACGGCCTTGTTTCAGACGGTTGAAGCGGGAGACCGGCCCAACATCCTCTGGCTTTCCGCAGAAGACATCAGTCCCCACATCGGTTGCTATGGTGATCCGCATGCCATCACACCGCGCATCGATCAGCTTGCCAAGGAAGGGATTCGATACTCCAACGCGTTCACCACGGCCGGTGTTTGTGCCCCGTGTCGCAGCGGGATCATCACTGGGATGTACCAAACGACGCTTGGGACGCAGCACATGCGTTGCCAAGCGAAACTTCCAAAGAGCATCCAGCCGTTTTCAACTTATTTGCGTGAGTCGGGATACTTCTGCACCAACAACTCCAAGCAGGATTATCAGTTCGCGACCCCGAAAGGTTCTTGGGACCAATCGTCCAACAAGGCCCACTGGCGGGATCGACCGGATCACGAAACGCCCTTTTTTGCTGTCTTCAACTTCACGGGCTGCCACGAATCTGGAATCGAGAATGATTCGAAATACAAGTCCGTCACCAAAGGCCTTTCCGAAAGTGAGCGGCAAGACGCTTCCGAGCTCTCGACGTTCCCGCCGTACTATCCGGACACGCCAGCCGTTCGTGAAGACTGGAAGCGAAACTACGAACTGATCACGGCGCTCGATCATTGGGTGGGCGGGTTGCTTGACCAGCTCCATGCCGACGGGTTGGACGAAGACACCATCGTGTTCTTCTGGTCCGATCATGGCGTTGGGCTCCCACGAGCGAAGCGTTGGCTTTACGACTCGGGCACGCACATCCCATTGGTCATCCGCATCCCGGCCAAGTTTCGATCCAGCGACAAGGTCGCCGGGGTCGTTGATGATCGATTGGTGAGCTCGATCGACTTTGGTCCCACCGTCTTGAATTTGGCGGGGTTGGATGTTCCAGAGCCCATGCAAGGCAAGCCGTTCCTGAGCAGTCCCTTGAGCAAGCTAGCGGTCGTCGACCGAGACTACGTTTACGGTGCTCGCGACCGGATGGACGAACGTTACGACATCATTCGAATGGTGCGTGATCAGCGATACAAATACATCCGCAATTACGAACCGTTGAAGCCATACTTTCAATACATGAACACGCCCGAGAAAGGGCAGACGATGCGGTCGATTCGCGAGGCTGAGCAGGCCGGAACGTTGCCACAAGCAGCCATGCCTTTCTTCCGCGGAACGAAACCCACCGAAGAACTTTACGATCTCGAGAATGACCCCCATGAGCTCCATGATCTCGCGTCGTCTTCTGACCACACGGAGGTGCTCCATCGCATGCGTGCGGCGCACGAGCAGTGGGTGACCCGCACCAAGGACTTGGGGCTCATCCCAGAGCCGATCCTCGCCGAACGCGCCAGCAATCTGGGGAGTCAGTATGCCGTCCTGAGACAATCGGACGACAGCGAGCTCGCGAATCGTGTTGCCGCAGCAGCTCTCGCGGCATCCGAGGGCCCTGCAGTTCTTCCAGAAATGCGAGCCGCACTCGACGACAGAGATTCTGCAGTGCGTTATTGGGGGGCGACTGGGATCGGGAACGTTTTCGCTAGCGGCGAGATCGACAGGCTGCCGTATTTGATGGATCTGCAAGAACGGCTTGCCGACGAATCCGCGACGGTACGAGTCGCAGCGGCGCGTGCGCTTTGCCATTCCGGCAATCCCGAAGCCACGGACAAGGCTCTCTCAGTCCTGGCGGAGACATTGGAGGACGGTGCGCAGTGGGAGCGACTGCAAGCTGCCATCGTGCTCGACGAGATCGATGAGAAAGCGTTGCCGGTGATCGATTCGATGCGAGAAGCACTCCAGCCAAGGCAAAACTTATACGCCGATGGCAAGTACACCGTCCGCGTGATCAACCGCGCTCTCAACGAATTGAACGGCACCAACCACACGGTCAAATAG